The Tenebrio molitor chromosome 2, icTenMoli1.1, whole genome shotgun sequence DNA segment CAACTCTTGAATGGCAGTGGTGTTTCCGATGAAAGTCGAGGACATCTTCAGGCCTACCGGAGGAATGTCGCAAACGGCAGTCTTGACATTATTGGGGATCCACTCGACGAAGTAGCTGCTGTTCTTGTTCTGCACAGCGAGCATTTGCTCGTCCACCTCCTTCATCGACATCCTACCTCTGAAGACGGCAGCGACCGTCAGGTAGCGTCCGTGTCTGGGGTCGCAAGCGGCCATCATGTTCTTGGCGTCGAACATCTGCTGGGTCAGCTCCGGAACCGTCAAAGCCCTATACTGTTGACTTCCACGCGAAGTCAAAGGAGCGAAACCTGGCATGAAGAAGTGCAAACGCGGGAACGGTACCATGTTGACCGCCAGTTTGCGCAGATCTGCGTTCAATTGACCTGGGAATCTGAGACAAGTGGTCACTCCCGACATGGTGAGCGAGACCAAATGGTTCAAGTCGCCGTAGCTGGGATTGGGGACTTTCAGCGTCCTGAAGCAGATGTCGTAGAGGGCCTCGTTGTCAATGCAGTAAGTCTCATCGGTATTCTCCACCAACTGGTGAACGGAGAGCGTGGCGTTGTAGGGCTCGACGACAGTATCGGAAACTTTAGGACTTGGCATGACTGAATACGTGTTCATTATCCTGTCGGGGTACTCCTCTCTGATTTTGGAGATCAGGAGGGTGCCCATTCCGGAGCCGGTACCGCCTCCTAGAGAGTGTGTCAGCTGGAAGCCTTGCAGGCAGTCGCAGTTTTCCGCTTCTTTGCGCACCACGTCGAGGACGGCGTCGACTAGTTCGGCGCCTTCGGTGTAGTGGCCTTTGGCCCAGTTGTTTCCGGCTCCCGATTGACCGAAGACGAAGTTGTCGGGGCGGAAGAGGCGGCCGTAGATGCCGGAGCGGACGGCGTCCATGGTTCCGGGTTCCAGGTCGAGGAGGATGGCGCGAGGGACGTATTTGCCGCCATTGCTGCGCGAGGCCACTGTAAACGAATTTAGAAGTTTAGACAACAAGAACAAAACTTGCTTTTTACCGATTTTGCAAAacagcacaacaattgacggtttccaacgccttcctagcccaggatttcatttgaaagggcgatatttgatttagtagttagTGCCATCGGTGTtattggttgcggcaaaaaaaaaaaattcagaagtaacCCTCAACTGATCAGAAAATTTATTAGCAACTAGATAACCAAAATAAGAACAATTTATTGTGATACATACATCAGTTACCGTTCCAATATTTCTGATCTTTGTTCAATTTACTAATCATTCATTACTGAATTGATCTAGAAGAGATCATtttattggaataattcaTCAAAAAGTTGCAATAAtcgttattgttattttttaaattaaatttaattcatttgtATACAGGGGTATATTACAAAAAAGATACTAAACCATTAATCctttaattaacaattttaattgattgttaatCTTTCAATTCTGATTTATGATCATAGATAAAGTGACCAAATTGcttttcattttccaaacttctgggcaataaaattaaaatgatttataGTTTGTTTCGACGTATCAGTTATGACTTCATCCGCTCTGATAAcgttttctaaattattttatatcattactgattaaaatgttttatgaCTTCCATCGGTCAATTTCCTCTTTCAGCTGACCCGTAATTTTTTCTCGTCACCGTCTTTCGTACAACCCAGATTAAAGAATTCAAGACTTCGAGTAAATGAAAACTGGCGACTGTCACTACGTGCTAAATGCCAAAATGAATAGTGCGAGTTTAGTGTCCTGTCCACTTAAATAATGATTCATCATTTAATTTAAGTACCTGCGGCCGCTTTGAGTACAAAACTGCACTTCCTGTCTCAAACTCGAAAGAAACTCGTGTGacagaaattttaatcaagaTCGCGAATTTAACCCGACCGTTTATTAACTGCttcattttaaagaagaatttttatgAAGTGTAAAAGCCCGGCGataattattactttattgAAACCTGAAATTAAGGTAATCGGATCAATGGAGCAAACTTTCGACGCGAACTAAGCGAGATTAAGACTAAACTCGACTAAGATGGCGGCAATAAAATCGCCACAATGGACTTTCTAAACGAGCTCTAAAAAAGACAACTCCATTTAAAGTCGCCTTTTACAGTTGCACATTTCGCGGgtcatttaatttgaataaatctCCAATAAAGATGGGTCTATTAGGAAGATCGCACACCAGTAGAGGCAATTATTGCCAAAAACAAGTTTAAAACAGTTCAGCAAAGCGAGATTACATGTGCAGTGACAAGAGGACAGATGTGCAGCTTGCGGAACCAAGCAGAAAATTCAAGGATTTGAACATAAAATTGAGAAACATAAGTCTAGCAATAAACTTTAACAGTTGGTAGAGGTGAGAAGCGAAAAGTCATGTGACAGAACACTGAATCAGGGCTTCCAAAACTTTTATGCCCACGGATCCCTGCATACGCTGCTTTAcgttaaattaattacatgtttttaaaaatttctcttcatagcaggcgttgaagagtcgattgtgaacgcactatacaggttacggatcacggatcagctgcttaaatcttacgttttacacgagtggtgcgttcacaatcgactcttcaacgcctactacgaagtgaaatttaaaaaaaacacatatcTTCTTTCCCATTGAGATTTTCAAAGAAATTCGAACAGgtccattttatttaaaaggaaaaacattttccaattattttcattttcagcGCCTTTCCGTTTCTACACAATGACATCGttgctgtttttttaatgacaattcCCAATTTTTTGCAGATTTGGATAGATTACTAAATTCTAAGTTATGTGCTTTCACCATAAATGCCCTATGGACGGATGCTTCCTGagatattaaataatttttaaaat contains these protein-coding regions:
- the LOC138123066 gene encoding tubulin beta-3 chain — translated: MREIVHLQAGQCGNQVGAKFWEVISEEHGIDPSGIYLGESDLQLERINVYYNEATVASRSNGGKYVPRAILLDLEPGTMDAVRSGIYGRLFRPDNFVFGQSGAGNNWAKGHYTEGAELVDAVLDVVRKEAENCDCLQGFQLTHSLGGGTGSGMGTLLISKIREEYPDRIMNTYSVMPSPKVSDTVVEPYNATLSVHQLVENTDETYCIDNEALYDICFRTLKVPNPSYGDLNHLVSLTMSGVTTCLRFPGQLNADLRKLAVNMVPFPRLHFFMPGFAPLTSRGSQQYRALTVPELTQQMFDAKNMMAACDPRHGRYLTVAAVFRGRMSMKEVDEQMLAVQNKNSSYFVEWIPNNVKTAVCDIPPVGLKMSSTFIGNTTAIQELFKRISEQFAAMFRRKAFLHWYTGEGMDEMEFTEAESNMNDLVSEYQQYQEATADEEYEAEEEVAADDFNC